The window TTCACATTGCAACTTTACAAGAAACAACAGCAGATCTAgaagccatttcagacttgtggttgaccacagCATTCTGCCCCAGGCTCAACTGTGGTTCCAGAAGCCCCCATTCAAGTAAATGGAAGCTGTTGGGAAACATTTTGCGCATGCAGCTGCAGTGGATTTTAACACTTTTCCCTAATTAAAGAAGTCAGTTTAGATTGCAAGGttccttttcctcctctggagagAAGAAAGttgagaagaaaaagagaagaagtgCAACACAGCCACAACTGAGTGCAAAAGCTTTTACCTGCTGTGCGGATTGCCACTCCTAGGCATGCGGTTCCAGGTTGTTATACACCTGAGAACTGCCAACTGCATGGTTTTCCAAGTATGATAGTGACCTAAACATACAAAAGTTcactaaaaaacaacaaattacatatattatgCCTAGTAGTTCTGCCACTTAAGGGTAGTATTATGTGTAATGCTTTCTAGTGGAAATAAGTGATTGGGATGTAATTTCATGtctctgtctgtttttgtttgtttcaataaAACAAGAAGGGCTCAGCCATGTGTCCATCAACATTTCACTTATAAGAGTCTTGACTTAAGAGAGGCTTTCCAACTCTTCCTTCATTATACTTTACAGGTTCCAGAATCGTTTTGTTCTAAAGAATGTgggaagggagagagaagagtgCAAACAGGCTCCTTTGTTTGCTGCTTTGATTGTTTTCCTTGCCCAGCGATGACTTTCCTCAACACAAGTGGTAActtatttttggttattttattattttagtgtatCCCAAGCCATGTCTTCTGCAAGGGTTGTAAATCTTTCTGATTTTCATAGCTGTATGTATTCCTATAATTCAAAATCACACTCTTTGATTGCCTTGGTAAAAGATCATTAGAATAAGCATCAACAATCTTCTTTATGTTGTTGCTATACTCATTGTAGAAAATGTAGAGGACCTCAAGAGCTCCATAAAGGTACAGAACAGAGTGAAAAGTAATAGTTAAATTAACAACATAGCAAAAAAATAGACAGCTTCTGTTCCATTGAATGTTAATTGTTGCAGACTTGCCCTTGGAAGAACAAGGATCAAAGACTTAAAAACAATTGATGTCTGTGCAAGTCCAAGGCCTAACTTGATCAGGTCCTTTCTGCCACCAAACAAATGTGAAAGGTGCCAGGGAAGACAATATTGCCTCTATAGAACTTTGGTTTTGATGAAGAATTCTCTGAATATCGTGGGCAGCAAGGAAATCAAACAAATGGATCCTTTAAGTCAAGCCCAATCTTCCCTGGAGCCCAAATGAGTAGGCAAAAGAAGTCTTACTTTTGACATGAGCAGAACTAATTCAATGTAAACGACTTGGAAAGAGAATATAGTAAGAAGACAACCAGCAACAAGGTTGATGGATACAGTCATAGATGGTATGAGCTTGTCATTGTGAAGACTCAAATATTGGAGAAATACTATCCATGTTTCAATCAGAAGTTAACATTGATAGTACATAATACTATTACATTCATCCTGGTGGCCTTTGTCACCAGGACTGAAGGTGATGGAGATGTTTGAGTCACAGGAACAAGCAAAGAGGAGGAATCTTCCAATGGGTAAACCCATTGTCTATTGAAGGCTTTCTCTTCTTCCGAGACATCTCATCTTATACCCTGTTATGTCTCAAGACAAATCTTCTGACATGTCTCAAAACAAAAGCCATGACGGGTATTTAGCTCTTCTTTGCTCTATCCAGGATTAGGGCAGTTTATTTGGGAGGCACTCGCCTTTACCTGCATTTAGCTCAATGGCaaagttatatttttatcattCCTCCATCGTCCTCTGAAAAATAGAATTCTCTTTAGATATACATATAATGATATTCTACTGATCAAAACAATTCTAGAAGTAATCTTCCACTTTAGAGAGAGACTATAAGCCTACCTGTACAGCATGAAGCTAGGGAAATCTTTTCTCAAGAGCTTTCTGCTTTCTGATATCTAGCATAGATTCCCTGTTGTGCACTGTGGTTCTTCCTCTGAAATCCAACATCTCTAATGTGAAGgtgattttattaattatttattattgttaaacagaatttatatagcgccaacatattacgcagcactgtacatttaaaagggttgcaaatgacagacaaatacagacagtgacacaggaggaggagtggaccctgccccaaggagcttacaatctaggaggtggtagtcttacacaataggagggggatatggagtggtggaaagtagtgagggtttaggaggcagaagaagacggcaggcaagtttgaaaacatgggttttgagtgctcttttaaaaagGCAGAAAGTACGGTAGTAGCAAGCCaaagaggaagaccatttcagggattcggggcagctctagaaaagacttgcagccgtgcgtgtgatgagattatCAATGGCAGAAGCCACAGCATATGGCAGGGGACATACAACCCAACACACACTAAAGATTTCCCTTGCTGCCTGTTGGAAGTATTCAGCATATTCCTTTACAGGTTGGCCGCATTAAgtactttttatattactttaaagtTGTTGTAAGCAtggtaaatattgtataaatgccaattatttctgttttttagatCTTTATACCTGCCAACCTTGTGGATCTGACCAGTGGTCTCCAATGAGAAGTGACATCTGTTATAACAGAACTTTGGAATATCTGAACTGGACCGACCCGTTATCCCTCATCCTTGTATCTACCATTACATTGCTGATATTCCTAATCACTGCTATAGCCACTGTATTCATTAGGAATCTGAGCACTCCGGTGGTGAAATCAGCAGGCGGGAAGATGTCTCTGGGGATGTTATTGTCTTTAGCTTTTTCCTGTTTAACTATGTATTGTTATTTCGGCAAGCCGGACATATTTACATGTATGGTGAAGCAACCGGTCTTTGCTTTGAGTTTTACCATCTGCTTTTCCTGCATCCTGGTCCATGCCTTTCAGATTGTGTGCATTTTCAAAATGGCCTCACTTATGCCAAAAATATATGACATCTGGGTGAAGAAGAATGGCTCAgatgttttcattgctgtcagTTCCACTATTCAGGTCCTGATCTCCGTTGTGTGGATCGTGCTGAAGCCACCGAGGCCTGTAGCAGATTATTCTACCTACGCCAATCAAATCATACTGAAATGTTCGGAGACGGTCTCTATAGGCTCCATCGCTGAACTAACCTACATCGGGTTTCTTTGCATGATATGTTTCATCTTCTGCTACATGGGGAAAGATTTACCAGCCAGCTCTAATGAAGCCAAGTGTATCTCATTTAGTTTACTGGTCTACGTCTTCTCCTGGATTGCGTTTTTCACCACCTACATTGTCTATCAGGGGAAATACCTGGAAGCCGTCAATGTTTGTGCCGTTCTTTTCAGTGTTTTAGGGATTCTCATTGGTTATTTTGTTCCAAAATGTTATGTTATACTGTTCAGACCAGAACTAAACACTACAAAACATTTCCAGGCAGCCATTCAGAACTATACCAAGAAGAAGTCGGCACAAGAATAGAATAATGTTTTATGGCATCCAATGTCCAGTTTGAAATTTTCACCTGCCATCAACATGatgataaaatactttattaaactttttagttttttattatatatcatatttctGACCTATTAGTGATGGGTTAATTCTGTTTTTCTATGCAGAATAGGCAGATCATAGGTAAGATGGGCTAGCAGTGTGCATGACTTTCACACCAGCCTGCCTTTCAAGATCCCTCATCCATGATGTAAGCAGTAGGTTGGTTCTTGAGAGGagttttgaaaatttaaaaatagaggtagtccccgggatacatacaagatagggactgaaggtttgttcttaagttgaatttgtatgtaggtcggaacaggtacagtttttataaatgcaactaggacagatgtttgtctcaacatattattaggcagcgtggtgtcagttactgtataaaatccttactgtgagctaatcacaaacaaagcaaaaaaaaaaagaaaaaagaaaaaaagagttacaCAAGATTGCATAAAGAGCTcactcccctaagatcacccacaacctcagctgtatttagcaaaagatttcttctgcaagtcacgcaaactgcccctccaagcctctgtcttgcacactagcgagcagggaagctccatcCATATCTAGGAGCTGtctgtatgtgggatgtccttaacccgggaactacctgtaccttgatattaaattaaataaatacaaatggtgGGTCTCTGACAGTCATTCTTAATATTAAAGAGCTAGACAATGCTGGACTCATCCATTAGGGAATAGGGTTGgttatctgactttctgcagcatcatgaatgaatggagatagactatcaagggggAACCTgaaggatccagcaaacctggaatggatttgatccaggtttgagaacatttgccaaagaatagcaaatgatttttaaggatcaATTctaattttgctggatcacccctgtccttccttgatagtctatcttctccagccttgatgagctttaataaatcaggtccaatgtgagAAGCTAACAGAGTACAGTGAAATCACAGTAAGCAATTACAGGAAAGAACCCTTTGTGACTGCACAACTAAAGATAAGGCGGAAAATCAGCTTTAAGGATAGTTTATCTCTATTGTAAATGCAATTGTGGCACACATTGTCACTCTTATATTGTTTCTATCTGCatacagattttgtatttttgctttgttttttttgttttttttccttaatcaGTTCAGTGTGACATATTCATTCTTTTACATATCTGTGAATGTGCATTCTGAAATTTCGCCACCGGGTGGCACTAATGATTTatgtttgctttgctttaaaatgatTACACAGCAGTTTCCATTTCCATCTACCTATTTCTTGAGTAAATATTATCAGGATAATGCTACTCTGATTTCccatgtttttctaaaaaacaaacataaatatatagcatatataattGCTTCAAATGCAATcttgttaataaattatttcttcatttttttttttgtagtcgtGATTACCTAAAATTGCCAAACTATCCTTTTACATGGCACTATTTTGCTTCCTTCTATTATGGCAACTagtttatcaatttttttaattatttttcagttgAATTGAACAGGttgcacactgaaaaaaaaaaagaacaaatgataaaaaatgtccaaaaaagaaaagtagacaGGTAAGAGATCAGTACAGAAATGCCGCTTTACATGGCAATATTTGTGCTCAGGAGACCAACGCCTGCTTACACTGTGAGATGGGACCCCTTCATTGGTGAAACATGTAATGGGGAGATGTGCCCCCATTACATAGGTGGTCAGTGGTAAATGGGCCCCCATTACATTGCTGATTTGTGGGAGATGGGCCCttattacatttgtggtcagtgagaGATGGGCCCCCAccacattgatggtcagtgggagatGGGCCCCAATTACATTGGTGATTAGTGGGAGATGGACCCCCATTATATGGTGATCAGTGGGGGAAGATCCCTGTTTACGCTGGTGGTCGGTAAGAGATGAGCCTCTCTTTATACTGATAGATCCCCATTGCAATGGTGGTCAATGAGAGATGCCCACCCCTTACATTGGGAAATGGGCCCCCATTACAATGGCAGTAGGTAGGAGATAGGCCTACCTTTACACTGGTGCTTAGGGGGAGAAGGGCCAAATGACATTTTCCTGAGAAATGAGCCCCCattacattgatgatcagtgtGAGAAGCTCCCCTTTTTCAGTGATGGTCAGTGAGAGATAAACTTCTttttacaatggtggtcattgggagatAGATCCccattacaatggtggtcagtgaaagATAGGCCTACCTTTACGGTGCTGCAAAGTAGGAGAAGTACCCAATTACATGGTTTTCCCTGGGAACTGGGCCCTGATTACATTGGCAGTCAGTGGGTAATgggcccctttacattggtgatcaatgggagGAAGCAAGTCATTACTCAAGGTTCAAcaaacccctatcaacctctggagcaCCAAATCTGGTCTAatcaaacacacaaacacacactatATACTGTTCACATttacaaaccaaacaaaaaaaaaacatttcaatgaaaaagcaaaatattttattgtacagttataacatatattttatatttctctataaaTTCCACAAATATTGCAGAGAAGAGTTTAACATATGAAGGTTCCTCCACATACTATAGTACCATTGTGCAACACAATACAGAAATACTATTTCTAAAGGCACTGATATCTCTGGAAGCATTGGTGGATGGCCTTGTTGGTAGTCCATGGTACCCTGATGTCAGGTTTTTTGATTGCTATGagatacaaacatttattatcatAGGATGACTATCAAAGGCAAAATATTCTACCATAGGAGAAGACACGAAGACTAACATTGGGTGCCAGAGACAGGGGTTCTTCTATTCTCTGTATACTAGTACTAAGATATTGAAGAAGACTAGTCATTGGGGATACAGCATATAGTGATGTGCTATTTCCTTCAGGAGCATTCCACTTGTGGTATGCATGCAGCAAATGGATTTGAAACATCTGACTTTGATTCTCGGGTCTGAAGTTTAGAAATGCCTGACATAGTTTTACAGATCCTAATCcttaaaaaactatattttttatatataaatatatatatatatatatatatatatatataaaaagaacaatctATCATATAAGTGCATTATACATTCTTCATTATGAAGTAGACATTGATCTCTATTGGATCACCTTCCACTAGGGAAATACAAAAAGGTAGAGGAATTACATGAGATTACAACAATCTGTGCCTCCTCTTAGGTTTACATTCACTTATAAAGTCCTATCAATGTGATATGACATGGTGACAGCACGGTTCCTTTACCACGGTCTCCATAATGGTTTGACGCTGTTAGTTGGAGGTTGGTGCTTTGCCTGTTGGGTTGAGTATTGGGAAGAGATCCGGTGATGACTGAGATCTCTAGCTGTTTGCATTTGGTGGAAGTGATTGAGAAGTCTAATCTGGGTCTCCTCTGCAACACGATGGATGGAGAGATAGGACAAGGTCTCGTGTAGACATTTGGAGAAGCCTTGTCTGTATTCCTGGTGCTCTGTTCTTGGAAAGGGTTTGCCAACTGGAATAAAAACAGGACATTGATGAATATTCTGTGCacaataaaaattcatttaatGATAATTTAATATGATTTATAATTCTTCAATGCCTAGCAGACCATGGATCCCCCTTGGCCTTTCCATGGAAGCTGCCACTGATGGCTTCTTTTTATGAAAACCTTTGTTGCCTGAGTGTTATGCTGGCCCTTGGTTTTCTTATGCTAAACCCTATTTTTGTAGACATATTTGTCCCATGGTAATGAGTTACCAAATAAACCGAAACAAACCAACCAACTTGAACTTCAATGTTGGTTGGTTAAAAAGTAATATCCAGGGCACAGTGGGCTTTCCATTTAACTATTCTATCAAATAGAATCTTGATGtgtttatttaattgtaaattgaTGAGAAACTTATTGTTATGTAATCTAAGGATCCAAGGATGGACTGTCCATGTCTACATTTATACTGTCTATCTTATGCATCCTGCTAAGTGGGGAGACTTTGCTGCagcaagtgaaggaaaatctcttcaATGGGAAAGTAACAAAAAACCTTTgggctttacatatattttgaactaacattttttttattattgatcaaCAGTCAAACTTACACAAATTTATGAtagttattattgtatttattatagttatctttgtatttattatagttacttttgtatttattatagttatttttgttacttttctatGTTATGGCCACATAGGGTGCTGTGTGCTGCACTTTGTACCCTCCTCCTTAGTCTCCTCAATAGTCTGAGCTGTAGATAATACAATTTCAATAAATCCATCAAATAAAACTATTTCTTACCATTGCCCTCTCTGCACATCTGCTGCCTCAGGAACCGCACTGCAATTTCCAGCACATCGGCCTTCTCAGGTTTGGAATCCGGTTGCAGCAGCTGAAATTCCTGCTCCAAAATTTTGCGCAGTTGGCTGATGCTGCTGTTAATGCGATCTCTGCGCATTTTCTCCACGATTGGTTTCCTTatctgcaaaacatattttttttttaaaaaaataaatacatttttcaaaaaaataataatttaacattttttgaaaattaaaatctTTGGTGGGTACAAAAGGGGAGATCATTAAGCTACACAACgggatattccctcaaacattccctggtgggaatcaattgtgACCATTGCAACACAAGGACCTGGAGGATttctacaagggaatgtttaagggaatgtcagttccttgttatataaatagagtcaaatgaagagaaaaatatttttttcctaaaagttgTTAAGTGCAAAGAATAAAGAAATGCACAATGGAAATGGCACAACTGtttataattagaaatatatatatatatatatatatatatatatatatatatatatataataacgaCTTGATCAGCCCaccaaaatgcaataatttatctATAGCTGGGACCAGGTGGGCTGAGCTGGACCCTGAAATCCTGAATTCTCAAAGATCAGGTTTATAGAACAGCTTTGCCATATTTCTGAACCACCTGacactttgggcttgatttattaaagctctccaaggctgaaaaggatatactttcttcagtgaacctaggtgatccagcaatcctggaaagaatttgaaaacatttgctaacaaatagcgaattacttttaggaaatccattccaggtttgctggatcacccagcttcactgacaaaagccTCAGTTTAAAatatcaggccctttgtcttgCTGTGTCCCAGCTCCTTCTATTACATtcttcattatataaaataaattaggaaagtATAGCAGGGACCAATACCAACATAtacccaatatatatattaaaccataAGCTGCTTTAACTCTAAGAGAccctgaaatgtttatttttggactgatcctttaaaaaaatgtaataaatatattaataagtcAATATAAATTATAGAGTGCAGCATGGAGGACATGGtgaggacattatctgcatggaggttctCTCCGGGTTTGGTGGGGTTCCTTTGGGTattccagtttcttcccacattccaaaaacatgcagttaggtttattgtcttcccccccaaattgaccctaAACTATAttatgacataagactatggtagggacattagattgtgagctcctttgagggagagctagtgacatgactgtggactttgtacagcactgagtaatatgtcggcgctatataaatactgtataataataatagaaaaataaataaaaaagtaatacaaatactaaataataataaaacataaaataatcatttacCTTATTTTTCTCCTTGGTGGTGAGTTTTTCCTCTGCATATTCCTGGGACATAAGGCAAGTAGCTGCATTGACAGCCATGATCAGTAAAGAGTTGTCAGTGATTGCTGTCAGTGGCCCAGGCTGTATTTATAGCTCATCATCTGCATATCAATGTATGAGTGTCTGCAAGAACTGAGTTTCCCACACTGGCCGACCAATCACAGAGAGCACTGGTCA of the Pyxicephalus adspersus chromosome 11, UCB_Pads_2.0, whole genome shotgun sequence genome contains:
- the LOC140340795 gene encoding transcription factor HES-5-like — protein: MAVNAATCLMSQEYAEEKLTTKEKNKIRKPIVEKMRRDRINSSISQLRKILEQEFQLLQPDSKPEKADVLEIAVRFLRQQMCREGNVGKPFPRTEHQEYRQGFSKCLHETLSYLSIHRVAEETQIRLLNHFHQMQTARDLSHHRISSQYSTQQAKHQPPTNSVKPLWRPW